The Lagopus muta isolate bLagMut1 chromosome 8, bLagMut1 primary, whole genome shotgun sequence genome contains a region encoding:
- the CCNT2 gene encoding cyclin-T2 isoform X3, which yields MKAAFNLQLIPLCPAIPLCTCYTSKDLAQTSYFMATNSLHLTTFCLQYKPTVIACVCIHLACKWSNWEIPVSTDGKHWWEYVDPSVTLELLDELTHEFLQILEKTPSRLKRIRNWRANQAARKPKGDGQVSENSLLGPSLVQNSILVDTVTGVAANTSFQKPSTSFPAPVPLTSGSISVPDGHAPENLAILATGMPSTSYNLASHQEWPQHQEQTRTEQIYSQKQEALPPSQYNMNFQQGTSVQLHSGVHHRPDKLAEHSTVKQEYSHKSGNKHHGQVAAPIIIPQKMSLDKYREKRKLETLELDVREHYVATPGEQTHKKHVQAQPASSTSVTSPIKMKIPIANAEKPEKHLTDKKEKSGSLKLRIPIPPTEKGASKEELKMKIKVSSSERHSSSDEGSGKSKHSSPHVSKEHKEKHKEHSLNRHHSMGHKHSHSHSGGSSSGGSKHSTDGLTPTVLRSPVGLGLSSDGNSSSSSSSRKKLYSNDASHNHHSKMSKSSKSSGSSSSSSSVKQYVSSHNSVFNLPLPPPPPVTYQVGYGHLSTLVKLDRKPVENGPDASHQYSTNSQHMDYKDTFDMLDSLLSAQGMNI from the exons ATGAAGGCTGCATTCAATCTTCAGTTAATACCATTGTGCCCAGCTATCCCATTATGTACATGTTACA CAAGCAAGGATTTGGCACAGACATCCTATTTCATGGCTACCAACAG TCTTCACCTTACTACGTTCTGTCTTCAATACAAGCCTACAGTGATAGCTTGTGTGTGCATTCACTTGGCCTGCAAGTGGTCCAACTGGGAGATTCCAGTATCAACTGATGGAAAACACTGGTGGGAATATGTAGATCCTTCAGTTACTCTGGAATTACTAGATG AACTAACTCATGAGTTTCTTCAAATACTGGAGAAAACACCTAGCAGGCTGAAGAGAATTAGAAATTGGAGG GCTAATCAAGCTGCTAGGAAACCTAAAGGTGATGGACAGGTATCTGAGAACTCGCTTCTTGGTCCATCTTTGGTCCAGAATTCCATTTTGGTGGATACAGTTACTGGTGTAGCTGCAAACACAAGTTTCCAAAAACCATCAACATCATTTCCTGCACCAGTACCTCTGACCTCAGGAAGTATTTCTGTTCCAGACGGTCATGCACCTGAAAATTTGGCAATACTAGCAACGGGAATGCCAAGTACCTCATACAATTTGGCATCACACCAGGAATGGCCTCAGCATCAAGAACAAACAAGGACAGAACAAATATACTCTCAAAAACAGGAGGCTTTACCTCCTAGTCAGTATAATATGAACTTCCAACAAGGAACATCTGTGCAGTTGCACTCTGGAGTGCATCACAGACCTGACAAACTTGCTGAACATTCTACTGTCAAACAAGAATATTCTCATAAGTCAGGAAACAAACACCACGGACAAGTTGCTGCTCCTATAATAATTCCTCAAAAAATGTCTTTGGATAAATATAGAGAGAAACGTAAATTAGAAACCCTTGAACTAGATGTGAGAGAACACTATGTAGCAACTCCAGGCGAacagacacacaaaaagcacgtgcaggcacagccagccagcagtACTTCTGTTACGTCTcctattaaaatgaaaattcctATTGCAAATGCAGAGAAGCCTGAAAAACACTTGActgataagaaagaaaagagtggCTCGCTCAAACTCCGTATTCCAATCCCACCCACAGAAAAGGGTGCCAGTAAGGAGgaactgaagatgaaaattaaagtttcttcttcagaaaggCATAGCTCATCAGATGAGGGTAGTGGAAAAAGTAAACATTCAAGTCCTCACGTTAGCAAAGAGCATaaggaaaagcacaaagaaCATTCTTTAAATCGCCACCACAGCATGGGTCATAAGCATTCCCATTCACATAGTGGTGGCAGCAGTAGTGGAGGCAGTAAGCATAGCACTGATGGATTGACACCAACTGTTTTGAGGAGTCCTGTGGGCCTTGGCCTGAGTAGTGATGGCAATTCCTCTAGTTCCAGCTCTTCAAGGAAGAAGTTATACAGCAACGATGCTTCTCACAACCACCACTCCAAAATGAGCAAAAGTTCCAAAAGTTCAGGTAGTTCATCTAGTTCTTCCTCTGTTAAGCAGTATGTATCCTCTCACAACTCTGTTTTTAACCTTCCCTTaccccctcctccccctgtCACATACCAGGTGGGCTACGGACATCTCAGCACCCTCGTGAAACTGGACAGGAAACCAGTGGAGAACGGTCCTGATGCCAGTCACCAGTACAGTACAAACAGCCAGCATATGGACTACAAAGATACATTCGACATGCTGGATTCGCTGTTAAGTGCCCAAGGAATGAACATATAG
- the CCNT2 gene encoding cyclin-T2 isoform X2 → MAAAGSGAGTSARGGGGSSAASRWFFSREQLENTPSRRCGVEADKELSYRQQAANLIQDMGQRLNVSQLTINTAIVYMHRFYMHHSFTKFNRNIISPTALFLAAKVEEQPRKLEHVIKVVNACLHPHEPQLDTKCDAYLQQAQELVILETIMLQTLGFEITIEHPHTDVVKCTQLVRASKDLAQTSYFMATNSLHLTTFCLQYKPTVIACVCIHLACKWSNWEIPVSTDGKHWWEYVDPSVTLELLDELTHEFLQILEKTPSRLKRIRNWRANQAARKPKGDGQVSENSLLGPSLVQNSILVDTVTGVAANTSFQKPSTSFPAPVPLTSGSISVPDGHAPENLAILATGMPSTSYNLASHQEWPQHQEQTRTEQIYSQKQEALPPSQYNMNFQQGTSVQLHSGVHHRPDKLAEHSTVKQEYSHKSGNKHHGQVAAPIIIPQKMSLDKYREKRKLETLELDVREHYVATPGEQTHKKHVQAQPASSTSVTSPIKMKIPIANAEKPEKHLTDKKEKSGSLKLRIPIPPTEKGASKEELKMKIKVSSSERHSSSDEGSGKSKHSSPHVSKEHKEKHKEHSLNRHHSMGHKHSHSHSGGSSSGGSKHSTDGLTPTVLRSPVGLGLSSDGNSSSSSSSRKKLYSNDASHNHHSKMSKSSKSSGGLRTSQHPRETGQETSGERS, encoded by the exons ATGGCGGCGGCGGGCTCAGGCGCGGGCACctcggcgcggggcggcggcggctcctcGGCGGCCTCGCGCTGGTTCTTCAGCCGGGAGCAGCTGGAGAACACGCCATCACGGCGCTGCGGCGTGGAGGCCGACAAGGAGCTCTCGTACCGGCAGCAGGCGGCCAACCTCATTCAAGACATGGGCCAGCGCCTCAACGT ATCTCAGCTGACGATAAACACCGCGATTGTTTACATGCACAGGTTCTATATGCATCACTCCTTCACGAAATTTAATCGAAAT attatATCTCCTACGGCATTGTTCTTGGCTGCGAAAGTGGAAGAACAGCCACGGAAGCTGGAACATGTTATTAAAGTAGTAAATGCATGTCTTCATCCTCATGAGCCACAACTGGATACAAAGTGTGAT gcATATCTTCAGCAAGCTCAAGAGCTGGTTATACTTGAAACAATAATGCTTCAAACTTTAG GTTTTGAGATTACCATTGAACATCCGCACACAGATGTTGTGAAATGCACGCAATTAGTGAGAG CAAGCAAGGATTTGGCACAGACATCCTATTTCATGGCTACCAACAG TCTTCACCTTACTACGTTCTGTCTTCAATACAAGCCTACAGTGATAGCTTGTGTGTGCATTCACTTGGCCTGCAAGTGGTCCAACTGGGAGATTCCAGTATCAACTGATGGAAAACACTGGTGGGAATATGTAGATCCTTCAGTTACTCTGGAATTACTAGATG AACTAACTCATGAGTTTCTTCAAATACTGGAGAAAACACCTAGCAGGCTGAAGAGAATTAGAAATTGGAGG GCTAATCAAGCTGCTAGGAAACCTAAAGGTGATGGACAGGTATCTGAGAACTCGCTTCTTGGTCCATCTTTGGTCCAGAATTCCATTTTGGTGGATACAGTTACTGGTGTAGCTGCAAACACAAGTTTCCAAAAACCATCAACATCATTTCCTGCACCAGTACCTCTGACCTCAGGAAGTATTTCTGTTCCAGACGGTCATGCACCTGAAAATTTGGCAATACTAGCAACGGGAATGCCAAGTACCTCATACAATTTGGCATCACACCAGGAATGGCCTCAGCATCAAGAACAAACAAGGACAGAACAAATATACTCTCAAAAACAGGAGGCTTTACCTCCTAGTCAGTATAATATGAACTTCCAACAAGGAACATCTGTGCAGTTGCACTCTGGAGTGCATCACAGACCTGACAAACTTGCTGAACATTCTACTGTCAAACAAGAATATTCTCATAAGTCAGGAAACAAACACCACGGACAAGTTGCTGCTCCTATAATAATTCCTCAAAAAATGTCTTTGGATAAATATAGAGAGAAACGTAAATTAGAAACCCTTGAACTAGATGTGAGAGAACACTATGTAGCAACTCCAGGCGAacagacacacaaaaagcacgtgcaggcacagccagccagcagtACTTCTGTTACGTCTcctattaaaatgaaaattcctATTGCAAATGCAGAGAAGCCTGAAAAACACTTGActgataagaaagaaaagagtggCTCGCTCAAACTCCGTATTCCAATCCCACCCACAGAAAAGGGTGCCAGTAAGGAGgaactgaagatgaaaattaaagtttcttcttcagaaaggCATAGCTCATCAGATGAGGGTAGTGGAAAAAGTAAACATTCAAGTCCTCACGTTAGCAAAGAGCATaaggaaaagcacaaagaaCATTCTTTAAATCGCCACCACAGCATGGGTCATAAGCATTCCCATTCACATAGTGGTGGCAGCAGTAGTGGAGGCAGTAAGCATAGCACTGATGGATTGACACCAACTGTTTTGAGGAGTCCTGTGGGCCTTGGCCTGAGTAGTGATGGCAATTCCTCTAGTTCCAGCTCTTCAAGGAAGAAGTTATACAGCAACGATGCTTCTCACAACCACCACTCCAAAATGAGCAAAAGTTCCAAAAGTTCAG GTGGGCTACGGACATCTCAGCACCCTCGTGAAACTGGACAGGAAACCAGTGGAGAACGGTCCTGA
- the CCNT2 gene encoding cyclin-T2 isoform X4 codes for MFDFLWFLITKFVCNSLHLTTFCLQYKPTVIACVCIHLACKWSNWEIPVSTDGKHWWEYVDPSVTLELLDELTHEFLQILEKTPSRLKRIRNWRANQAARKPKGDGQVSENSLLGPSLVQNSILVDTVTGVAANTSFQKPSTSFPAPVPLTSGSISVPDGHAPENLAILATGMPSTSYNLASHQEWPQHQEQTRTEQIYSQKQEALPPSQYNMNFQQGTSVQLHSGVHHRPDKLAEHSTVKQEYSHKSGNKHHGQVAAPIIIPQKMSLDKYREKRKLETLELDVREHYVATPGEQTHKKHVQAQPASSTSVTSPIKMKIPIANAEKPEKHLTDKKEKSGSLKLRIPIPPTEKGASKEELKMKIKVSSSERHSSSDEGSGKSKHSSPHVSKEHKEKHKEHSLNRHHSMGHKHSHSHSGGSSSGGSKHSTDGLTPTVLRSPVGLGLSSDGNSSSSSSSRKKLYSNDASHNHHSKMSKSSKSSGSSSSSSSVKQYVSSHNSVFNLPLPPPPPVTYQVGYGHLSTLVKLDRKPVENGPDASHQYSTNSQHMDYKDTFDMLDSLLSAQGMNI; via the exons atGTTTGATTTCCTTTGGTTCCTCATTACAAAATTTGTGTGCAACAGTCTTCACCTTACTACGTTCTGTCTTCAATACAAGCCTACAGTGATAGCTTGTGTGTGCATTCACTTGGCCTGCAAGTGGTCCAACTGGGAGATTCCAGTATCAACTGATGGAAAACACTGGTGGGAATATGTAGATCCTTCAGTTACTCTGGAATTACTAGATG AACTAACTCATGAGTTTCTTCAAATACTGGAGAAAACACCTAGCAGGCTGAAGAGAATTAGAAATTGGAGG GCTAATCAAGCTGCTAGGAAACCTAAAGGTGATGGACAGGTATCTGAGAACTCGCTTCTTGGTCCATCTTTGGTCCAGAATTCCATTTTGGTGGATACAGTTACTGGTGTAGCTGCAAACACAAGTTTCCAAAAACCATCAACATCATTTCCTGCACCAGTACCTCTGACCTCAGGAAGTATTTCTGTTCCAGACGGTCATGCACCTGAAAATTTGGCAATACTAGCAACGGGAATGCCAAGTACCTCATACAATTTGGCATCACACCAGGAATGGCCTCAGCATCAAGAACAAACAAGGACAGAACAAATATACTCTCAAAAACAGGAGGCTTTACCTCCTAGTCAGTATAATATGAACTTCCAACAAGGAACATCTGTGCAGTTGCACTCTGGAGTGCATCACAGACCTGACAAACTTGCTGAACATTCTACTGTCAAACAAGAATATTCTCATAAGTCAGGAAACAAACACCACGGACAAGTTGCTGCTCCTATAATAATTCCTCAAAAAATGTCTTTGGATAAATATAGAGAGAAACGTAAATTAGAAACCCTTGAACTAGATGTGAGAGAACACTATGTAGCAACTCCAGGCGAacagacacacaaaaagcacgtgcaggcacagccagccagcagtACTTCTGTTACGTCTcctattaaaatgaaaattcctATTGCAAATGCAGAGAAGCCTGAAAAACACTTGActgataagaaagaaaagagtggCTCGCTCAAACTCCGTATTCCAATCCCACCCACAGAAAAGGGTGCCAGTAAGGAGgaactgaagatgaaaattaaagtttcttcttcagaaaggCATAGCTCATCAGATGAGGGTAGTGGAAAAAGTAAACATTCAAGTCCTCACGTTAGCAAAGAGCATaaggaaaagcacaaagaaCATTCTTTAAATCGCCACCACAGCATGGGTCATAAGCATTCCCATTCACATAGTGGTGGCAGCAGTAGTGGAGGCAGTAAGCATAGCACTGATGGATTGACACCAACTGTTTTGAGGAGTCCTGTGGGCCTTGGCCTGAGTAGTGATGGCAATTCCTCTAGTTCCAGCTCTTCAAGGAAGAAGTTATACAGCAACGATGCTTCTCACAACCACCACTCCAAAATGAGCAAAAGTTCCAAAAGTTCAGGTAGTTCATCTAGTTCTTCCTCTGTTAAGCAGTATGTATCCTCTCACAACTCTGTTTTTAACCTTCCCTTaccccctcctccccctgtCACATACCAGGTGGGCTACGGACATCTCAGCACCCTCGTGAAACTGGACAGGAAACCAGTGGAGAACGGTCCTGATGCCAGTCACCAGTACAGTACAAACAGCCAGCATATGGACTACAAAGATACATTCGACATGCTGGATTCGCTGTTAAGTGCCCAAGGAATGAACATATAG
- the CCNT2 gene encoding cyclin-T2 isoform X1, whose translation MQGGGEEAGAALPPAGGAVGGGGGGSVMAAAGSGAGTSARGGGGSSAASRWFFSREQLENTPSRRCGVEADKELSYRQQAANLIQDMGQRLNVSQLTINTAIVYMHRFYMHHSFTKFNRNIISPTALFLAAKVEEQPRKLEHVIKVVNACLHPHEPQLDTKCDAYLQQAQELVILETIMLQTLGFEITIEHPHTDVVKCTQLVRASKDLAQTSYFMATNSLHLTTFCLQYKPTVIACVCIHLACKWSNWEIPVSTDGKHWWEYVDPSVTLELLDELTHEFLQILEKTPSRLKRIRNWRANQAARKPKGDGQVSENSLLGPSLVQNSILVDTVTGVAANTSFQKPSTSFPAPVPLTSGSISVPDGHAPENLAILATGMPSTSYNLASHQEWPQHQEQTRTEQIYSQKQEALPPSQYNMNFQQGTSVQLHSGVHHRPDKLAEHSTVKQEYSHKSGNKHHGQVAAPIIIPQKMSLDKYREKRKLETLELDVREHYVATPGEQTHKKHVQAQPASSTSVTSPIKMKIPIANAEKPEKHLTDKKEKSGSLKLRIPIPPTEKGASKEELKMKIKVSSSERHSSSDEGSGKSKHSSPHVSKEHKEKHKEHSLNRHHSMGHKHSHSHSGGSSSGGSKHSTDGLTPTVLRSPVGLGLSSDGNSSSSSSSRKKLYSNDASHNHHSKMSKSSKSSGSSSSSSSVKQYVSSHNSVFNLPLPPPPPVTYQVGYGHLSTLVKLDRKPVENGPDASHQYSTNSQHMDYKDTFDMLDSLLSAQGMNI comes from the exons ATGCAGGGCGGAGGGGAGGAAGCGGGCGCGGCGCTGCCGCCGGCGGGCGGGGCCgtaggaggaggagggggaggaagtGTCATGGCGGCGGCGGGCTCAGGCGCGGGCACctcggcgcggggcggcggcggctcctcGGCGGCCTCGCGCTGGTTCTTCAGCCGGGAGCAGCTGGAGAACACGCCATCACGGCGCTGCGGCGTGGAGGCCGACAAGGAGCTCTCGTACCGGCAGCAGGCGGCCAACCTCATTCAAGACATGGGCCAGCGCCTCAACGT ATCTCAGCTGACGATAAACACCGCGATTGTTTACATGCACAGGTTCTATATGCATCACTCCTTCACGAAATTTAATCGAAAT attatATCTCCTACGGCATTGTTCTTGGCTGCGAAAGTGGAAGAACAGCCACGGAAGCTGGAACATGTTATTAAAGTAGTAAATGCATGTCTTCATCCTCATGAGCCACAACTGGATACAAAGTGTGAT gcATATCTTCAGCAAGCTCAAGAGCTGGTTATACTTGAAACAATAATGCTTCAAACTTTAG GTTTTGAGATTACCATTGAACATCCGCACACAGATGTTGTGAAATGCACGCAATTAGTGAGAG CAAGCAAGGATTTGGCACAGACATCCTATTTCATGGCTACCAACAG TCTTCACCTTACTACGTTCTGTCTTCAATACAAGCCTACAGTGATAGCTTGTGTGTGCATTCACTTGGCCTGCAAGTGGTCCAACTGGGAGATTCCAGTATCAACTGATGGAAAACACTGGTGGGAATATGTAGATCCTTCAGTTACTCTGGAATTACTAGATG AACTAACTCATGAGTTTCTTCAAATACTGGAGAAAACACCTAGCAGGCTGAAGAGAATTAGAAATTGGAGG GCTAATCAAGCTGCTAGGAAACCTAAAGGTGATGGACAGGTATCTGAGAACTCGCTTCTTGGTCCATCTTTGGTCCAGAATTCCATTTTGGTGGATACAGTTACTGGTGTAGCTGCAAACACAAGTTTCCAAAAACCATCAACATCATTTCCTGCACCAGTACCTCTGACCTCAGGAAGTATTTCTGTTCCAGACGGTCATGCACCTGAAAATTTGGCAATACTAGCAACGGGAATGCCAAGTACCTCATACAATTTGGCATCACACCAGGAATGGCCTCAGCATCAAGAACAAACAAGGACAGAACAAATATACTCTCAAAAACAGGAGGCTTTACCTCCTAGTCAGTATAATATGAACTTCCAACAAGGAACATCTGTGCAGTTGCACTCTGGAGTGCATCACAGACCTGACAAACTTGCTGAACATTCTACTGTCAAACAAGAATATTCTCATAAGTCAGGAAACAAACACCACGGACAAGTTGCTGCTCCTATAATAATTCCTCAAAAAATGTCTTTGGATAAATATAGAGAGAAACGTAAATTAGAAACCCTTGAACTAGATGTGAGAGAACACTATGTAGCAACTCCAGGCGAacagacacacaaaaagcacgtgcaggcacagccagccagcagtACTTCTGTTACGTCTcctattaaaatgaaaattcctATTGCAAATGCAGAGAAGCCTGAAAAACACTTGActgataagaaagaaaagagtggCTCGCTCAAACTCCGTATTCCAATCCCACCCACAGAAAAGGGTGCCAGTAAGGAGgaactgaagatgaaaattaaagtttcttcttcagaaaggCATAGCTCATCAGATGAGGGTAGTGGAAAAAGTAAACATTCAAGTCCTCACGTTAGCAAAGAGCATaaggaaaagcacaaagaaCATTCTTTAAATCGCCACCACAGCATGGGTCATAAGCATTCCCATTCACATAGTGGTGGCAGCAGTAGTGGAGGCAGTAAGCATAGCACTGATGGATTGACACCAACTGTTTTGAGGAGTCCTGTGGGCCTTGGCCTGAGTAGTGATGGCAATTCCTCTAGTTCCAGCTCTTCAAGGAAGAAGTTATACAGCAACGATGCTTCTCACAACCACCACTCCAAAATGAGCAAAAGTTCCAAAAGTTCAGGTAGTTCATCTAGTTCTTCCTCTGTTAAGCAGTATGTATCCTCTCACAACTCTGTTTTTAACCTTCCCTTaccccctcctccccctgtCACATACCAGGTGGGCTACGGACATCTCAGCACCCTCGTGAAACTGGACAGGAAACCAGTGGAGAACGGTCCTGATGCCAGTCACCAGTACAGTACAAACAGCCAGCATATGGACTACAAAGATACATTCGACATGCTGGATTCGCTGTTAAGTGCCCAAGGAATGAACATATAG
- the CCNT2 gene encoding cyclin-T2 isoform X5, with translation MATNSLHLTTFCLQYKPTVIACVCIHLACKWSNWEIPVSTDGKHWWEYVDPSVTLELLDELTHEFLQILEKTPSRLKRIRNWRANQAARKPKGDGQVSENSLLGPSLVQNSILVDTVTGVAANTSFQKPSTSFPAPVPLTSGSISVPDGHAPENLAILATGMPSTSYNLASHQEWPQHQEQTRTEQIYSQKQEALPPSQYNMNFQQGTSVQLHSGVHHRPDKLAEHSTVKQEYSHKSGNKHHGQVAAPIIIPQKMSLDKYREKRKLETLELDVREHYVATPGEQTHKKHVQAQPASSTSVTSPIKMKIPIANAEKPEKHLTDKKEKSGSLKLRIPIPPTEKGASKEELKMKIKVSSSERHSSSDEGSGKSKHSSPHVSKEHKEKHKEHSLNRHHSMGHKHSHSHSGGSSSGGSKHSTDGLTPTVLRSPVGLGLSSDGNSSSSSSSRKKLYSNDASHNHHSKMSKSSKSSGSSSSSSSVKQYVSSHNSVFNLPLPPPPPVTYQVGYGHLSTLVKLDRKPVENGPDASHQYSTNSQHMDYKDTFDMLDSLLSAQGMNI, from the exons ATGGCTACCAACAG TCTTCACCTTACTACGTTCTGTCTTCAATACAAGCCTACAGTGATAGCTTGTGTGTGCATTCACTTGGCCTGCAAGTGGTCCAACTGGGAGATTCCAGTATCAACTGATGGAAAACACTGGTGGGAATATGTAGATCCTTCAGTTACTCTGGAATTACTAGATG AACTAACTCATGAGTTTCTTCAAATACTGGAGAAAACACCTAGCAGGCTGAAGAGAATTAGAAATTGGAGG GCTAATCAAGCTGCTAGGAAACCTAAAGGTGATGGACAGGTATCTGAGAACTCGCTTCTTGGTCCATCTTTGGTCCAGAATTCCATTTTGGTGGATACAGTTACTGGTGTAGCTGCAAACACAAGTTTCCAAAAACCATCAACATCATTTCCTGCACCAGTACCTCTGACCTCAGGAAGTATTTCTGTTCCAGACGGTCATGCACCTGAAAATTTGGCAATACTAGCAACGGGAATGCCAAGTACCTCATACAATTTGGCATCACACCAGGAATGGCCTCAGCATCAAGAACAAACAAGGACAGAACAAATATACTCTCAAAAACAGGAGGCTTTACCTCCTAGTCAGTATAATATGAACTTCCAACAAGGAACATCTGTGCAGTTGCACTCTGGAGTGCATCACAGACCTGACAAACTTGCTGAACATTCTACTGTCAAACAAGAATATTCTCATAAGTCAGGAAACAAACACCACGGACAAGTTGCTGCTCCTATAATAATTCCTCAAAAAATGTCTTTGGATAAATATAGAGAGAAACGTAAATTAGAAACCCTTGAACTAGATGTGAGAGAACACTATGTAGCAACTCCAGGCGAacagacacacaaaaagcacgtgcaggcacagccagccagcagtACTTCTGTTACGTCTcctattaaaatgaaaattcctATTGCAAATGCAGAGAAGCCTGAAAAACACTTGActgataagaaagaaaagagtggCTCGCTCAAACTCCGTATTCCAATCCCACCCACAGAAAAGGGTGCCAGTAAGGAGgaactgaagatgaaaattaaagtttcttcttcagaaaggCATAGCTCATCAGATGAGGGTAGTGGAAAAAGTAAACATTCAAGTCCTCACGTTAGCAAAGAGCATaaggaaaagcacaaagaaCATTCTTTAAATCGCCACCACAGCATGGGTCATAAGCATTCCCATTCACATAGTGGTGGCAGCAGTAGTGGAGGCAGTAAGCATAGCACTGATGGATTGACACCAACTGTTTTGAGGAGTCCTGTGGGCCTTGGCCTGAGTAGTGATGGCAATTCCTCTAGTTCCAGCTCTTCAAGGAAGAAGTTATACAGCAACGATGCTTCTCACAACCACCACTCCAAAATGAGCAAAAGTTCCAAAAGTTCAGGTAGTTCATCTAGTTCTTCCTCTGTTAAGCAGTATGTATCCTCTCACAACTCTGTTTTTAACCTTCCCTTaccccctcctccccctgtCACATACCAGGTGGGCTACGGACATCTCAGCACCCTCGTGAAACTGGACAGGAAACCAGTGGAGAACGGTCCTGATGCCAGTCACCAGTACAGTACAAACAGCCAGCATATGGACTACAAAGATACATTCGACATGCTGGATTCGCTGTTAAGTGCCCAAGGAATGAACATATAG